The following proteins are co-located in the Candidatus Phytoplasma asteris genome:
- a CDS encoding ATP-binding protein, whose translation MTIQELQQMMEDIIHGNNLHTLNDLINALANKNDPSKKQLQHIDKFPEGTRYFPMPLDEFEGLPSFKKTIGMESVIDQLQGFLNYLSDPLSYVGVGKVKPPQGVLFYGVPGTGKTFFTRALAKEAGRQVGFYETNAAEFVYQTLVGDGPRFVKKLFEDVRLHNKKEGVKASIIFIDECEEAFKYLNKTANSSSDLPNVVNQFKTELTSTKNDPKKPILIIGATNYFDKIDEAIKSRFTYHIEIKVGHATARAKYLDLMINVLRKNPFHEEALEYLLKTVNPFLDKFDAESRSNRRLENMIESSVINMNNRLSAESRAKQKEIDDKTKKLQLEANTLSLSQEEKDQLQKDIQELKTQLHNRKIKLEQIVENESQMAQIKQQETKIEKETAEKKAQQIILEEKIAKLNFEIEFLQEELNKLNEKQSQPKPLQPPTSSTLQTSESNASSTPPQDVTPTPPNSEQQPQQPNPEAEKLKQQTKDKQKEKEELLQKEDPLKLEEDITKLVQKLAQLDQEKKPFKAKVKQLQKDLEKEVRVVDLRAAFYQVYGMKILNTPEERCNELQELAKVYNKRNTQVLYSTQAMHYFNQTLNPKINQLMEEAQCDKLIAYFVEASKRKFLETKQTLQQNDLDEVFKEVYGGLDELTQKLNNNYK comes from the coding sequence ATGACTATTCAAGAATTACAACAAATGATGGAAGATATAATTCATGGAAATAATCTACATACTCTAAATGACCTTATAAATGCATTAGCTAATAAAAATGATCCATCTAAAAAACAATTACAACACATAGATAAATTTCCTGAAGGTACTAGATATTTTCCTATGCCTTTAGATGAATTTGAAGGATTACCTAGTTTTAAAAAAACTATTGGGATGGAAAGTGTTATAGACCAATTACAAGGTTTTCTTAATTATTTAAGTGATCCTTTATCTTATGTAGGTGTTGGGAAAGTTAAACCACCTCAAGGAGTCTTATTTTATGGGGTTCCCGGAACAGGTAAAACATTCTTTACTAGAGCACTTGCTAAAGAAGCTGGTAGACAAGTTGGTTTTTATGAAACTAATGCTGCTGAATTTGTTTATCAAACTCTTGTAGGAGATGGTCCTAGGTTTGTTAAAAAGTTATTTGAAGATGTAAGATTACATAATAAAAAAGAAGGAGTAAAAGCTTCTATTATCTTTATTGATGAATGTGAAGAAGCTTTTAAATATCTAAATAAAACTGCAAATTCATCTTCAGATCTACCTAACGTTGTAAACCAATTTAAAACTGAATTAACCTCAACAAAAAATGATCCTAAAAAACCTATTTTAATTATTGGAGCAACTAACTATTTTGATAAAATAGATGAAGCTATTAAATCACGTTTTACTTATCATATTGAAATTAAAGTTGGTCATGCAACAGCCAGAGCTAAATACTTAGATTTAATGATTAATGTTTTAAGAAAAAATCCTTTTCACGAAGAAGCATTAGAATATCTTTTAAAAACTGTTAATCCTTTTCTTGATAAGTTTGATGCAGAATCGCGTTCTAATAGACGTTTAGAAAATATGATTGAATCATCTGTTATTAATATGAATAATCGTTTAAGTGCTGAAAGTCGTGCAAAACAAAAAGAAATTGATGATAAAACTAAAAAATTACAATTAGAAGCAAATACTTTATCTTTATCACAAGAAGAAAAAGACCAACTCCAAAAAGACATTCAAGAATTAAAAACACAATTGCATAATAGAAAAATTAAATTAGAACAAATAGTTGAAAATGAAAGCCAAATGGCACAAATCAAACAACAAGAGACAAAAATAGAAAAAGAAACAGCCGAAAAGAAAGCCCAACAAATTATATTAGAAGAAAAAATAGCTAAATTGAATTTTGAAATAGAGTTTTTGCAAGAAGAATTAAACAAATTAAACGAGAAACAATCCCAACCAAAACCCTTACAACCTCCTACCTCATCAACTCTACAAACATCTGAATCAAATGCTTCTTCAACTCCGCCACAAGATGTAACGCCAACTCCTCCAAACAGTGAACAACAACCTCAACAACCAAATCCAGAGGCTGAAAAACTAAAACAACAAACAAAAGATAAACAAAAAGAAAAAGAAGAACTATTACAAAAAGAAGACCCATTAAAATTAGAAGAAGACATAACAAAATTAGTACAAAAACTGGCACAATTGGACCAAGAAAAAAAACCTTTTAAAGCAAAAGTTAAACAATTACAAAAGGACTTAGAAAAAGAAGTTAGAGTAGTTGATTTAAGAGCAGCTTTTTATCAAGTTTATGGTATGAAAATCCTTAATACACCAGAAGAACGTTGTAATGAATTACAAGAATTAGCTAAGGTTTATAATAAAAGAAATACACAAGTTCTTTATTCAACACAAGCAATGCATTATTTCAACCAAACCTTAAATCCTAAAATTAATCAATTAATGGAAGAAGCTCAATGTGATAAATTAATTGCTTATTTTGTAGAAGCTTCTAAAAGAAAGTTTTTAGAAACCAAACAAACATTACAACAAAACGATTTAGATGAAGTCTTTAAAGAAGTGTATGGCGGATTAGATGAATTAACACAAAAATTAAATAATAATTATAAATAA
- a CDS encoding GroES family chaperonin, which produces MKQKTIIPLHDNVVLKLKMEETKTASGIILALSEKEKSSVGVVVGVGSKVEGLKKDDEVVYKSYSGSKVTLGEKDYLIVAVKDILAQIK; this is translated from the coding sequence ATGAAACAAAAAACAATTATCCCTTTACATGACAATGTTGTTTTAAAATTGAAAATGGAAGAAACTAAAACAGCTAGCGGAATTATTTTGGCTTTATCAGAAAAAGAAAAATCCTCTGTTGGGGTTGTTGTTGGAGTAGGTTCCAAAGTTGAAGGTTTAAAAAAAGATGATGAAGTAGTTTATAAAAGCTATTCTGGTAGCAAAGTTACTTTAGGAGAAAAAGATTATTTAATTGTTGCTGTAAAAGATATTTTGGCACAAATTAAATAA
- the groL gene encoding chaperonin GroEL (60 kDa chaperone family; promotes refolding of misfolded polypeptides especially under stressful conditions; forms two stacked rings of heptamers to form a barrel-shaped 14mer; ends can be capped by GroES; misfolded proteins enter the barrel where they are refolded when GroES binds): MSKKILYGKEARKALLQGVDAIANTVKVTLGPKGRNVILEKAYDSPAIVNDGVSIAKEIELKNPYQNMGAKLVYEVASKTNDKAGDGTTTATVLAQSMIHRGFDAIDAGANPVLVKEGIELAALTVAKKLLAKSKKVDAQEDIQNVAAVSSGSQEIGKIIAQAMQKVGKDGVINVDESKGFETELEVVEGLQYDKGYASPYFVSDRESMTVQLENALVLVTDHKISTVQEIVPILEEVVKASRPLLIVAEAVENEVLGVLVANKLRGTFNVVVTNAPGFGDNQKEMLQDIAVLTKANFVSKELNMKLADLKMDDLGNINKAIIKKDNTTLISNSKSPELEKRIQVLKTQIKNATSDYETKNLQERLAKLSGGVALIKVGAATDTELKDKKLRIEDALNATKAAITEGIVVGGGKALVEVYQELKDTLVSDNKEVQQGIDVVVQSLLVPTYQIAYNAGFSGKDVVKQQLLQPLNFGFNAKEGKYVCLLKEGIIDPTKVTRQAVLNAASISALMITTEAAVVSLKENKDNNFDLGTQE; this comes from the coding sequence ATGAGTAAAAAAATACTTTATGGCAAAGAAGCAAGAAAAGCTTTATTACAAGGAGTAGATGCAATTGCAAATACTGTTAAAGTGACTTTAGGACCTAAAGGACGTAATGTTATTTTAGAAAAAGCCTATGATTCACCTGCTATTGTAAATGATGGTGTTTCTATTGCTAAAGAAATTGAATTAAAAAATCCTTATCAAAATATGGGAGCAAAGTTAGTATATGAAGTAGCTTCCAAAACTAACGATAAAGCAGGAGATGGAACAACTACAGCAACTGTTTTGGCACAAAGTATGATTCATCGTGGGTTTGATGCAATTGATGCAGGAGCTAATCCTGTTTTAGTAAAAGAAGGAATTGAGTTAGCTGCATTAACAGTTGCCAAAAAACTTTTAGCTAAATCTAAAAAAGTAGACGCCCAAGAAGATATTCAAAATGTGGCTGCTGTTTCATCAGGTAGTCAAGAAATTGGTAAAATCATTGCCCAAGCGATGCAAAAAGTAGGAAAAGATGGAGTTATTAATGTTGATGAATCCAAAGGTTTTGAAACAGAATTAGAAGTTGTTGAAGGATTGCAGTACGATAAAGGATATGCTTCTCCTTATTTTGTCTCTGATAGAGAAAGTATGACAGTACAGTTAGAAAATGCGTTAGTTTTAGTAACTGATCATAAAATTAGTACTGTGCAAGAAATTGTACCTATTTTGGAAGAAGTAGTAAAAGCATCTAGACCTTTATTAATTGTAGCTGAAGCTGTGGAAAATGAAGTTTTAGGGGTTTTGGTAGCTAATAAATTAAGAGGAACTTTTAATGTAGTTGTAACTAATGCTCCTGGTTTTGGTGATAATCAAAAAGAAATGTTACAAGATATTGCAGTACTTACAAAAGCTAATTTTGTTTCTAAAGAACTTAATATGAAATTAGCAGATTTAAAAATGGATGATTTAGGAAATATCAATAAAGCTATTATTAAAAAAGATAATACTACTTTGATAAGTAATTCTAAAAGTCCTGAATTAGAAAAACGTATTCAAGTATTAAAAACTCAAATTAAAAATGCTACTTCTGATTATGAAACTAAAAATTTGCAAGAAAGATTAGCTAAATTATCAGGAGGAGTTGCCTTAATTAAAGTTGGGGCTGCAACTGATACTGAATTAAAAGATAAAAAATTACGTATTGAAGATGCTCTTAATGCTACTAAAGCTGCTATTACTGAAGGAATTGTAGTTGGTGGTGGAAAAGCTTTAGTTGAGGTTTATCAAGAATTAAAAGATACTTTGGTATCTGATAATAAAGAAGTACAACAAGGAATTGATGTAGTAGTACAAAGTCTTTTAGTACCTACTTATCAAATTGCTTATAATGCAGGATTTTCAGGTAAAGATGTGGTAAAACAACAACTTTTACAACCCTTAAATTTTGGGTTTAATGCTAAAGAAGGTAAGTATGTTTGTCTCTTAAAAGAAGGTATAATTGACCCTACTAAAGTAACTCGTCAAGCTGTTCTTAATGCTGCTTCTATCTCTGCTTTGATGATTACAACTGAGGCTGCTGTGGTAAGTTTGAAAGAAAATAAAGATAATAACTTTGATTTAGGAACACAAGAATAA